The Chiloscyllium plagiosum isolate BGI_BamShark_2017 chromosome 18, ASM401019v2, whole genome shotgun sequence sequence ACATTTTTTATATACTATTTAAGAAATTTGTTAGCTTCTTCAAAAGCATTTAGCTATTATTATTAACGATGGATTGCAATTAATCACTCTATTTCATAACATAGTGAAATTCAATGCTAAGGGTTTTTAATTATTAAACACTGCATTGCCACAAGATTTANNNNNNNNNNNNNNNNNNNNNNNNNNNNNNNNNNNNNNNNNNNNNNNNNNNNNNNNNNNNNNNNNNNNNNNNNNNNNNNNNNNNNNNNNNNNNNNNNNNNNNNNNNNNNNNNNNNNNNNNNNNNNNNNNNNNNNNNNNNNNNNNNNNNNNNNNNNNNNNNNNNNNNNNNNNNNNNNNNNNNNNNNNNNNNNNNNNNNNNNNNNNNNNNNNNNNNNNNNNNNNNNNNNNNNNNNNNNNNNNNNNNNNNNNNNNNNNNNNNNNNNNNNNNNNNNNNNNNNNNNNNNNNNNNNNNNNNNNNNNNNNNNNNNNNNNNNNNNNNNNNNNNNNNNNNNNNNNNNNNNNNNNNNNNNNNNNNNNNNNNNNNNNNNNNNNNNNNNNNNNNNNNNNNNNNNNNNNNNNNNNNNNNNNNNNNNNNNNNNNNNNNNNNNNNNNNNNNNNNNNNNNNNNNNNNNNNNNNNNNNNNNNNNNNNNNNNNNNNNNNNNNNNNNNNNNNNNNNNNNATAATTATTCAGCAAAGAGAATTTTAATTGCCAGTGCTTTTGTCAGGAGCTGCAATCGAGTACGCTTTCTGGGCCAAGAGCATATGCCTAAAATGATCCTGGTGACTGACTAGTGGGTGTCAAGAATATTGGTGTAGGTTTTAAACAAGTGAAAGGGGGGAtgaaaagaagaacaaaagagaaggttTGTAATAGCATGGAGGAAATGAGAAATTAGATCACAAAAGAGATGCTGATGCATGTCCAAAGGAAGAGGTAGTGGGAGAAGCAAAGAATCCATTGTtttataatgaataaataaacaaaatgtagGCAGAACTTATTTTCTGAAGATGGCAAACctaatgttgagtccagaaggttataAAGTGTCTAATTAGAAAAATGATATTCAGATCTTTTAACTACTTTGAGCTTCATTAGAAAACTGCATGAAGCTGAGCACAGAGACGCCAGCGtgagaattaaaatggcaatTATTAGAAGCTCAAGGTCATGACTGTGAACTAAATAGAGTGGTGTCTGAAAGTAGTCACCCAGTTTGTGTATGATCCCTTAATGTGGAACAGACCGCATTGTGAATAGCAATATGGTACCTATACATTACTGTTTCACCAGCAAGGAGTATTTCGGATCATGAAAACAGATTTAAATTCCAAGTTACTTACTGCAActtaaaaggtaaagttgccatagtcataccagaccacagggctacTCTATCATTGGAAAGAGAAAACTGGTGATTGTTTAACCTGAATGTCACCATAAATCAGGCAAGGCGAGAAGTTGACATCCATCACAGTAACCTCACTCACACAGGGATTGAACTTGTATTATTATTATCGGCCTGTATTACAGGCTAGCCATCATGCCAGCTGAGCTAATCAACCCCATTGCAGCTTATGCTAGTACTGAGCTTTAAGAACCTGAAtgtcctgggtttgatttttgATCACTTTGATCAACCAGGGGAAGAGTACAAGCATTAGAATCGGCCACTGTTCTCCTGTGGTTATGACCATGTCGTGTACTTCAATGGATATTAAATTGTGTTGAAGTTAAAAATGAGCTGAACTACTGAAATTTTACTGTGCAGAGATTAAGGAGGCTCACTCCAACTAGGTACTGGAGGTTTGCAAGCACACATAGGAATCTAATCCTGCTTTTGAAAAGAAGGATGCTAAAATAATCTCAGGTCCATCGAGTCTCACTCTAGCATGAATTAGTCTcttccagagaggaggaagtgGAGAAAGAATAGTCCTAAAAGATTAAAATAAGCTTAGGTGTTAATATCATCATTTTATTACCTAATGAAAACAGAATATTCTCCAACTGAGATAATGGCGTCCTGCTAAATTGCCATTTCACCGTAATAATCTTTAGCTGTTCATTTACTTAAGGAAACATATTCAAAAGTTTAGGAAAGAATTAAGTTTAGGAATAAATGTTTTCTGTGGAACTTTTCTTATGGAGTATGTTTTCTTGTGATATTATGGAGTATGATTTCAGAAACATCATAAATAAGAACAGATGTTAAATCTTCCCATTCTACTATTGCTAAAACAAAGCTACATAATTATCACGGATAGGCTTTTCACATCATCCCCATCAGACAATTTCAATGCAACACATTAATAGGGCAACTAAGAGTTATTGATAAGTATATAAACATTTTTACAATATCTAGAATTAGATTATATTTGAGCAAAACTCCACCCCTAAGTTGTCTTCATAATTCAGTGGGCAATGTCCCTTTTCACTGAGACTTGTCTTTTTATGAGTACAATGGTTATATTTAGGCATGATGCTCATGATGCAGTAGTATTGTATAACAATAATGACTTAGAGAATGTTAGAAGAGCTTATTGAGACTTTAATAGACTTTACAAGGTCTTGTCAACATCTCACATGCattatttggaaaaatgcaggCACATAGCACTAAGTTAAATAATAGACTAAAAATGGCAGCCTCTATACAATGATTTTGCAATACATTAGCTGTCATGTGCATGTGTTCTGAGAATTTTCACACAAAGTCTAACGTTCTGCttgcaaattaattttgttttagttcGTGATTTTTGGATGAAACAAAAGGTTTGGATTTTGGAAGAAGAGTTCATTTTTGAATGCGTAAAAAGTTACCCCATGGAACAAGAGTATTGGCAGTTGATGCACATTTAAAAATCAGATCCCGTTATTGTCAGTGACATTTTTAAACTAAGAGAAAATTCATATTAAACACAATCATCAATGACACAGTTTATTTCAGCATTGTAGCTTTTTGTTCTCTCACAGTGGCATAAAATAGGGACGATTGAGGTGAGGCAAAATATTAATTCTCACATAAAACTTGTGTTTATGTGAAACTGAAGATATTCAACATGAAACATTGAAACAATACTTACATTGCATTATGAGTGGGATAGAACGTATAACCATAGTGAAGCACTGAGTTCTCAGGAATTTTCTGAATAGTGAAGAAAATTGGAATGTATGACTACATCTTTAAGTAGAAAATAATGGATACCTGAGAGTTTAAGTAGAGGTTCATGGATAACTTGCCATGATTACAAAGCAGTATAATGATGGAAGATTGCATGGTGCCTAAACTAGATAAAgactatttttgtttttttttggagggattgGAGAAGGATATGAGTTGGATTGGATAAAATAATATTTAACAAATCCCAAAATAAAATGTGGAACTAAGCAATCATCTGTCAAATCTTTAAGTTCTAAAAAAGAGCCATGCCAGAAAAATTGGACATTTTCCTTTCTTTACAAAGATGCTTgatttgttgagtttttccagggtttatttatctttttgtttccgatttccagcatctgttgcattttgttttatcattCCTAAGGTTGAATGtttgacttttaaaaaagtttgcaAATGAGTTTGCTATTAACCTATTAAAATCTTAATTACGCAAGGAAAATTGATACCAGTTATGACTTAAAGCAGATGAATGGCGTTGATTGGAAAGAAGTTATAAAACACCACTGGGAATGTATGGAAACACTACTCACAGGTTTTAAATAAGCCACGTTGCTCTGACGAATATCATTTAACAACTCATCTCGAGGGGTATTTTCAACTAAAGGAGCTTGTCGAGTCCTGGGAACTGGCTTTAGTGACTTTAACATTGCCTTCAGGTTTGGTTTGTCATTCCCGTCTGTAGTACAAGTTttaattttactttgttttttgGGAATTTTTCTGAGCTGTACTCGAACAATTTTCTTTGGACGATTGTAACAGGTATTTGGTGGAAGGGGAGGTTCTTCACAGAGGGTGGAGTGATTGGGCACATATCCATCCACCATCTCTAGGAGGCCTGGGTTAATTTTTTGACAGGCATTCATCATCAATTCTTGTTCCTGCATAACCTGGTTTCTCTGCTGCTCCAACCTCCGTTGTCTCTGTTGATCTAGATTGCGACTTAGCAAGTTGGTGACCACCATTCTGGGCCCTGGCAGCTCAAAGTGATAACCCAACTTCAGGAGGGTGGTGTTGGCTTTGAGAAGTCTGGCAATCTCCATCTCAGCATGATGACCCAACATATGTCTCTGGTTGTGAAACCTCAGCTCAGTGAGAATCTCATTGAACTGTAAGCACCTCATGATAGCCACAATGCCTTTTCCTGTGATGAAATTGGATTCAATATTGAGGGTAACAATTTTTTTGTTCTCTCTTAGCATGTTGGCTATGGCAAAGGCGATTTCATCATCAGCACCTGTATTTGTGATGCTGAATGAAGTGACATGTTTGTTCTTCTTCAAAGCTTCCACAAAGCTTTTCAGCATATCTTTTGGGATGTTTTCCACATTGTTCAGGTTGACCTCTTTAAGGTCAGGTTTGTTATTGCGAATATCTGCCAATGACTCATCCAAGAGCGTTGGGTTTCCTGAAGGCCTTGCAGTCAGTTTGAGGAAACTACTGTCCAGTCCTACCTTCTTTCCTACCTTTCCTTTTCTTGGTTTCACCTCAGTATTTTCTTGGCTTTCTTTGGGTGGTGTAGAAATTTCTTCTTCGCTGCCTTTTTTATTGTTATTGCATTCAACCTGTTCTTCAGTGGAGGAACGAGCCTCTGTCTTATTGCACAAGAGAATGGGGTCTTCAATCTTCGGCTGGTCATTAGGTTGATCCGGAATGGTCTTCCCCGATCCCTCCAGCTGGTTACTGCCATTGTCTTCGGTTTGAATTTCAGGTTCAATCACTGGCAGATCTTTGACTTGCTGTGCCTTCATCATCTCTAAtgtctccttctctttctctgaTTTGTATTTGATTTCTTTGTTCTCCAGGTTATTATCTTGCTGAATCCACTGACCATTTCCATTCAGATGTTTGGTACTTTCTTCTTCTTTATCTCTGTCTCTTTCACTTTTACTCTTCTCTTCTTCACACTCCTTTTCAGCTGGTGGTTCTTCAGTTCTTCCTTCTACAGTCTCCTGTTGGAAAGACAGACTTTCAGTTTTgtgtcatttttttgttttcgGCAAAGTACAGTTTCATAATTCTAATAAAGTTCAAGTACAAATGTTATAAACACCACTCTTACTATACAAAACTTTCTCATAAAAATCAGAATCATTTAATTAGAAATTCTTCAAAGCCATTTTTAAGATTTCCACTGTTTCATTTCAGTACAGTACAAATGTAACTCCTTTGGGAAATGAGCCAGGAAATGAATGAATATATCACAGTCTATCTCGCCCATGTTCAAGTGAATTTGTTAATTTGCTACATGTACAACTGGCTGTATCCAAATGCAGGGTGAGATtccatatagaatccctacaatgtgtgagcaggccattcagcctatcgagtccacaccaaccctctgaacagcatcctaacCAGACcctttccctgcatttcccatgactaatccacctagcctgcacactatgggcaattcagcatggccaacccacctaacctgcatatctttaccctgtgggaggaaactggagctcccagacgaaatccacgcagacagggggaaaatgtgcaaactccacacaaacagtcacaacagctggaatcaaatccaggttcctggaacagtgaggcagcaatgttaaccactgagccaccacgccaccccaATGCTGGTGGGAAGCTGGGCAGTTACTGAAACCCAGTGCCAAACTAGAAGGAATAAGGTCCAGTTTGTATGTTGGAGTTGCAATATCTCAGGTACAGTGGATATTGTGAGAGTGGAAGTAATATCTTTGGATATTCTAGGAAAAATGTTATGTGGGTTTCATGGCTGTTTCTGTACGTGGTTACAACGGGTTTCACTGAGGCAGTATCACTCTGCTTTCTTGTTCCCCCAGCTACTCTTCAGCACACACTCACCTCGTTGTTCAGCAGAATGACCGGGATCCTTTCCTCCTCCAGCAATCGGCTGGACTCCTTCTCCCAGTACAAGTAGTCAATCAGGGATCTGTGATCGAAGGAGCCAGTGGGAGCTTTCTCTGTGTGATCTCTCTGCCTCTGCCCTAAGGGCACAAGCGGGTCAGGGTCCAGAACTTCCATCTCGTTTTGTAGTTGCTTCAATTCTTCGGGAGACAGAGTTGCCAGGATTTCATCCTCATCCAGCTCCCCGCTGTTGGACTCTTTGTCGTCCTGTTCCTGGCTGCAGTCAGACATGGTCGGTGCCTTCTGGAAGAAGATCGCTGGGGAAAGTTTGGACTTCAGCTAGAGACTTCCTGTCCCTCGGCCTTCCCGGAGCAAATGTCCAGAACTCAGCACGCAGCAGTGCTGCCGAGCTGCCTGCGGTCTATATTAAGCACAACTCTCTGCCAAAATAGTCCTGGGCTCTGCACTGTTTTTTTTCAGCAGCTTCTGTCAGCTGCAGGAGTCACCCTGACATTTCACTCCAGCTGGGTCCCTTTCACTCCAGGTCTTGGAAGGTTTTCGAGAACATTCGCTTGGCAGCCTAACCTCAAACTGATTAGGGCAAAGCATTTACGATGTAAATATTAGTCTTTCTGTACGTGTTAATAGTGGAGTTGGGGGAACATGTTCATTCCGATTTTTATTGGGATCATTAACTCTTCGCTGGGAAGGGATGTGACGACAGAAGTACTGTGATTATTGACCTAGTTGGAAATTGACTTGGCTACTGAATTTGAAGTTACCCCTCTGAGTTTCCAGACAGTCTCCCCAACATTTTCTTCCCAGCCACTTAAATTGGCGCAAAACGCTGCAGCCCTGCAACTTCATGAAACGTTCTGAAACCCCCTTGAGATGCAAAAATAACAGGAATAGCTAAAGGGATTGTCTGAATGGGGAAACGGAGGGAGGAATGCATTAAGCCCACAGTTCATGGTAACCGAAGGGGTCATGTGGTTGCTATTTTCAAAACGGGATACGTGCACATGTGCCTGCAGGAATTCAAAGATTGCTTGAAGACCTTATCAAAGAAAAATAGGCATGATTCATATAGAAACGACGATTTTTCcgcattaatgtagattgtaaatttGGTAATTGGAACAATTAGATCCAAATTTGGATAACACCAGTCACATCAGCAGATGAGACTGTTTTGGTTGTCTCTGGCATACACAAAGGATGCCCATGGGAGCACTGTCCTCAAGATGGTGCACTTCACTGGAAGTGACTGCCAGAAAAGCACACAGCCAcaaccaccccccgccccccactcCCGGCCCCCCAGCCTCAGAGTGAACCAAGCAACAGAATCATGATTTTCTGATCTTGTTTCAACATTTTGGGGTATTAGAAAGGAACTTGGAACGTAATTCTTTCTGAATTGGCCCTCATTTTTAtcttcgagagaaagtgagggctgcagatgctggagatcagagctgaaaatgtgttgctggaaaagcgcagcaggtcaggcagcatccaaggaacaggagaatcgacgtttcgggcataagcccttcttcaggaattcctgaagaagggcttatgcccgaaacgtcgattctcctgttccttggatgctgcctgacctgctgcgcttttccagcaacacattttcagacctcATTTTTATCTGCTTTATTGTTTCCACCAGGAATGGCTCCAGGTGGGTAGAGAGTATCTGAGTCACAACAGACAAGCCTTTATGGGACAAACTGGGTGAACCACTGGTCTTTTGTGCTTTACTGTCTGGAGTAAATAATTTGGGGTGAACTCCATTTACATTGTGCAGCTCTACAGGAAGCTAAATCCCCAATGGGGAAGGGTCATATGCTTTCCTGTTGACAAGGGGCAGAACGCAGGAAGATACTATTatcctcacagtttacaactATGTTCAATATCAAGGGCTCAATCACAATTGACATTATGATACATGATGCTCTAATTTCTCTGTAGGTATTgtaggactttggctcaatctaccaacttacttttTTCTATGTGAGAGCCCAGTCCTGccgtgttctttaaatgaagcaataggagaagatattcaatctcacactcttaatttattttaaacagtaagtggacaaagtatacagagctctgggtctagatCTTTccgtccctgacaaactacaaagtgtgtcagttcaaaaagtaagacctattcctgtccctgacccagtcttttatacaataaaaaacgtcatgcaatcagtgaggtagaattatcttctgattggctgttgatctgactccattctccgcctcccCGTgttcccggatgtccgaccccacgtgaccttcttttgcccgcgaaacggaGCACCACATCACCTCCTTCGGCCTGCGAAACGGAGCACCACGTGACCTCCTTCGGCCCGCGAAACGGAGCACCATGTGACCTCCTCGCCCGCGAAACGGAGCACCACGTGACCTCCTTCGGCCTGCGAAACGGAGCACCACGTAACCTCCTTCGGCCTGCGAAACGGAGCACCACGTGACCTCCTTCGTCCCGTGAAACGGAgcaccacgtgacctcctcgcTCGCGAAACAGAGCAGCACGTGACCTCCTTCGGTCCGCGAAACAGAgcaccacgtgacctcctcgcCCTCGAAACAGAgcaccacgtgacctcctcgcACTCTTCCGGGTCGCCAaacagagcatcacgtgacctcctgcGCACGTTACACAGCATCACCACAGGCTTCCGAATGCAGAGTATATTTACACTCACAGCCAGCCTTCTATTTTAcaagtaagccatatatttacaagtcccccttttggtctcatAAAAATGAGACCAACCAACTAGTTCTATACATCACATTCGCTCTCCGATGCATAGTCTTCCCTTCTTGCCAGAGCCATGGTTTCCGTCTCCATCTGTGACATCTGGTAGGGCgggggagccttcccttcaattgTTGTAATGATTACCCTATTCAACAAAGATCTAAGACAGGGGACACAACAACATCCACACAACACTAACACAATAATCATACCAACGAGGGACATAAACACAGAGACAattaatcctttccatttcccaaactatGAGCCAAAAATGCCTCCTAGAGGGTTGTCAATACCGGAatgttcatgcatttcttcagacaaCGTTCTTAGTCCTTCCAGGGCTCTGGTTACCGAGCCATCGGGTGCCGTATTACTGGGGATAAACGTACAACATTGGTCTCCGAACATAGAGCACACTCCCCCCTTTTCCGCTAACAACATATCTAAGGCCATTCTATTTTGTACTGTCATCAATGAGGTCGCTGCCAATTGTTCAGAGAGTCCCGCCACCGCATCTCTAGTTCTATTAGCGAGCCTAAGTacattgtaatgtacataatTATTTCGGTCAACGTTTTTATTCGGCGTAACTGGGAATAGAACACCAATAATTGGGAGATTCTCAAATCCTGCTGCTTTCTGGTCTGccaatttatattcatcaggtaCACCGCGGGGAACACCTATTGCATCTATGTAAGTGGTTGAGCCAGATGTGACATCAAACAAATCCCTGCGTGTTCGTGTATACGGATTTATTCCCTGTTGTCGTTCTCCTAAGAGAAATAAGGGTACCCCTAACCTGACCATTGCACAGGTTCCAGACCAATCTGGAGGTAGAATAATATACAGTGTTCTATCTCCACAGTACCAAAAAAGATCAGCTCTGGCCCAAGCCATTGTGCTAGCATTCTGCCAGCCGGTTACATTAATCATGTCCTGACACCAGTCAGCGGGCATAACTCCCAAGATTATATTAGACCTTCGAGCAAAATAAGTGTAATTGTTGGCCCTTGGGGTAAACACTGGAGGTaacgtggaattctttacagatGGAAAATAGCACTTAATGTGGTACAATTTGGAGGGTCCGCCTGCATGGTGAGGGCCATCATGCAGTGAAATCCTGTTGGGTCTATATTAGGGAACAATGGGGCTGGGGTAGTAAATAGGGTTGACCTGCCGAGGAACACGCAACGCAATTACTCATATTCATTGAGGTTGCGGTCACTGTCATCCAGTCTAACCATAGGTTCTTATCCCCTTACCCGGTGGCTAATTGAATAATGTCCCTTCTCGTAAGGTTGTTGTGGTCTATTACCACAACTCCTGAACTTGGTTCTACCTCCAAACTTGTGTTTTCATTTTGTGGCTGGTTCGTAGGAGGGTCCACTAAGGTTACCTTCACTAATCCCATGTTATCCACTCCAGATTGATCTACACCATTACAAGATAAAAGCTTCTGTCATCACTCTCACAGTAAATCTGTACCTCTTTGGGACTAGGATTAATATCAAATTTTGTCAGGGTTAACAAAAGTGGAGTTTTTAGCTCTGAGGAATGATCgagttgcccctttgtcaggctCACATGGTCTCGAATGTTCCATCTATTATCCGAAAGTGACGATTTCTTAGGGGTCCATCGTATCCcagtccatgttaatacattatcccACAACGGGCATGGGTCATAGTAAATGGCATAGAAGCAAAGATATACATCATACTCCCTCCAGCTCTCTGTATCTTGGCCACAATCAATTACTTCGCATAAATCAAACTGGTATGTTGTACCATGGTTTCTATCATGTCTGATGTGTACCTGGCTCCtcgtctcccttaaacatttatcTGCCTCTTGTCCTATTGACCTTTCATTCCTGTGACTTTCTGCATCGGctgtgtgtttgtccctcgtgGTTAATACTCCTATTAACAGCGGCATAACacttatacataaaataataacaaaNNNNNNNNNNNNNNNNNNNNNNNNNNNNNNNNNNNNNNNNNNNNNNNNNNNNNNNNNNNNNNNNNNNNNNNNNNNNNNNNNNNNNNNNNNNNNNNNNNNNNNNNNNNNNNNNNNNNNNNNNNNNNNNNNNNNNNNNNNNNNNNNNNNNNNNNNNNNNNNNNNNNNNNNNNNNNNNNNNNNNNNNNNNNNNNNNNNNNNNNNNNNNNNNNNNNNNNNNNNNNNNNNNNNNNNNNNNNNNNNNNNNNNNNNNNNNNNNNNNNNNNNNNNNNNNNNNNNNNNNNNNNNNNNNNNNNNNNNNNNNNNNNNNNAGCTAAAGGTAGGGCATCCACCCAGCTTAACTTTGTTTGTGCAcacacttttcctatttttccttttatggactgattcattcttttcacttttccctgtgactgaggatgATACACTGTTCCAAACAcatgtttcagtcctaaagctgcttcaacttGTTGCAGGTCTTTGTTCTTAAAATGTGtgccattatctgacctgactctctttggaaacccatgcattgGAATGTATTGGTTTTATCAAGAATTTGATCACTGTTTTTGAGTCTTCCTTTTTCGCAGGTATCACTTCTGGCCAACCAGTGTATGCATCCTTCTACCAAAAGGTACCGGTATCCGTGTCCTCTCTCTATCATGTTAGTGTAGTCGATCACTATTTCCTGACCTGGCATTCTTGGAAGAGGGAATTTTCCCTCGTGTGGTTTCACTGTTAgtctcacattgtattctgtaCACGTTCTACATTCCCTAatataattttcaatcattgCTGGCAAGAACGGATGCCACCAATATGTCACATAtctctgcatctgtgtttttccacaatGTGTCAACCCATGAGCTTCCTGGAGCATGGAAGCTATCAAACCTGGGGGTAGGACTGGTCTACCGTCCGGTGACCTCCAAATTCCTTCTGACTctgtggcccctctctctctctccatactgtTAGTTCGTGAGGAgaggctttctgctgctcttttaTTAACACATTCGCATCGCAAGCGGGCAGTAGGTcatacactgttctctctgtttgcatcattatataCTGTGGTGTATACCCTTctgctttctttgctgctgagTCTGCTTCCTGATTGCCCTTCGCTACTACTGTATCTGCTTTATCATGTCCTCTATACTTGACCACCGCCACTTCTGCA is a genomic window containing:
- the lmod3 gene encoding leiomodin-3 isoform X1, whose protein sequence is MSDCSQEQDDKESNSGELDEDEILATLSPEELKQLQNEMEVLDPDPLVPLGQRQRDHTEKAPTGSFDHRSLIDYLYWEKESSRLLEEERIPVILLNNEETVEGRTEEPPAEKECEEEKSKSERDRDKEEESTKHLNGNGQWIQQDNNLENKEIKYKSEKEKETLEMMKAQQVKDLPVIEPEIQTEDNGSNQLEGSGKTIPDQPNDQPKIEDPILLCNKTEARSSTEEQVECNNNKKGSEEEISTPPKESQENTEVKPRKGKVGKKVGLDSSFLKLTARPSGNPTLLDESLADIRNNKPDLKEVNLNNVENIPKDMLKSFVEALKKNKHVTSFSITNTGADDEIAFAIANMLRENKKIVTLNIESNFITGKGIVAIMRCLQFNEILTELRFHNQRHMLGHHAEMEIARLLKANTTLLKLGYHFELPGPRMVVTNLLSRNLDQQRQRRLEQQRNQVMQEQELMMNACQKINPGLLEMVDGYVPNHSTLCEEPPLPPNTCYNRPKKIVRVQLRKIPKKQSKIKTCTTDGNDKPNLKAMLKSLKPVPRTRQAPLVENTPRDELLNDIRQSNVAYLKPKIPENSVLHYGYTFYPTHNAM
- the lmod3 gene encoding leiomodin-3 isoform X2, which produces MSDCSQEQDDKESNSGELDEDEILATLSPEELKQLQNEMEVLDPDPLVPLGQRQRDHTEKAPTGSFDHRSLIDYLYWEKESSRLLEEERIPVILLNNEETVEGRTEEPPAEKECEEEKSKSERDRDKEEESTKHLNGNGQWIQQDNNLENKEIKYKSEKEKETLEMMKAQQVKDLPVIEPEIQTEDNGSNQLEGSGKTIPDQPNDQPKIEDPILLCNKTEARSSTEEQVECNNNKKGSEEEISTPPKESQENTEVKPRKGKVGKKVGLDSSFLKLTARPSGNPTLLDESLADIRNNKPDLKEVNLNNVENIPKDMLKSFVEALKKNKHVTSFSITNTGADDEIAFAIANMLRENKKIVTLNIESNFITGKGIVAIMRCLQFNEILTELRFHNQRHMLGHHAEMEIARLLKANTTLLKLGYHFELPGPRMVVTNLLSRNLDQQRQRRLEQQRNQVMQEQELMMNACQKINPGLLEMVDGYVPNHSTLCEEPPLPPNTCYNRPKKIVRVQLRKIPKKQSKIKTCTTDGNDKPNLKAMLKSLKPVPRTRQAPLVENTPRDELLNDIRQSNVAYLKPVPLPKLLS